One Alnus glutinosa chromosome 3, dhAlnGlut1.1, whole genome shotgun sequence genomic region harbors:
- the LOC133863488 gene encoding telomere repeat-binding protein 4: MVFKKRLDDGFNGFQVPAIPRGPRSVRRRGLCKKTVEDSQICAFELLASIAGKLLQESESSASSNASEGNDQPSTSKYVKREQQDEDKPFVARWKNQGSCGDSSLASELASQNINLKCILKELSHAESDDVLERNSIINNSDCSQKVSGDLKSAICKSKTDFGNYSSKVEGDSPHFGESCDANVRNEIQRQQEVEGLKTEGAIAFNSKEPMESCLKSPAAIDSDSNVKLPLRQDPVPDACFSRHRNDIMLGSRDDDENLSRCFKPSTKIKASRPPPRIADRRIRKLLNSKYWKVAPKLKDCELSRSDGGLKPLYRKRKIFCNRERGQRDILFKRRKMFDQSSVVISDGGFSSESVSNSPEKGMTEANRVSSSVMGHQASFHSKDSLVKLSIKSFRVPELYIDVPETATVGSLKRTVMEAVTAILGGELHVGILLQGKKVRDDNRTLLQTGISCKDNLDSLGFTLEPSIVQTPPPMCSNDLPPLLTCDSSQLLTSSQGNPVLESGISDPLTDPPPLSNSGNHIESNYDTVSSHIDTIDKTTPDSKALVALPAMSMEALAVAPLNQKTRHSELVQRRTRRPFSVSEVEALVHAVEELGTGRWRDVKLRAFENADHRTYVDLKDKWKTLVHTARIAPQQRRGEPVPQELLDRVLAAHAYWSLHPAKQHGKHQAGTLKIM, from the exons ATGGTGTTTAAGAAGAGGTTAGATGATGGATTTAATGGATTCCAGGTCCCTGCTATACCTAGAGGTCCCAGATCTGTTCGA AGGAGGGGTCTGTGTAAGAAGACAGTTGAGGATAGTCAAATCTGTGCATTTGAATTACTGGCTTCTATAGCTGGCAAGTTATTGCAGGAAAGCGAAAGTTCTGCTTCTAGTAATGCATCTGAAGGAAATGATCAGCCTTCCACTAGCAAATATGTTAAACGGGAACAACAAGATGAGGATAAACCATTCGTGGCACGGTGGAAAAATCAGGGAAGTTGTGGAGACAGTTCTTTGGCCTCTGAGCTGGCCTCACAAAACATCAATCTTAAGTGTATTCTGAAGGAACTTTCACATGCTGAAAGTGATGATGTTTTGGAACGCAATTCAATCATTAATAACTCTGACTGCTCACAGAAAGTCAGTGGGGATTTGAAGTCTGCAATTTGCAAAAGCAAGACTGATTTTGGAAACTATTCTAGTAAAGTGGAGGGAGACTCCCCTCATTTTGGGGAGTCTTGTGATGCTAATGTAAGGAATGAAATTCAAAGACAACAAGAGGTTGAGGGGTTGAAAACTGAAGGTGCTATTGCATTTAATTCAAAGGAGCCAATGGAGTCGTGTCTAAAATCTCCTGCAGCAATTGACTCTGACAGTAATGTCAAGTTGCCATTGCGCCAGGACCCTGTTCCTGATGCTTGTTTTTCCAGGCATAGGAATGATATTATGTTAGGTAGTAGAGATGATGACGAAAATTTATCTAGGTGCTTTAAACCTAGCACCAAAATAAAGGCTTCTAGGCCTCCACCACGAATTGCAGACCGAAGAATAAGGAAGTTGCTTAATTCCAAATACTGGAAAGTAGCTCCAAAACTGAAGGATTGTGAACTTTCTAGATCTG ATGGGGGGTTAAAACCTCTTTATCGCAAGAGAAAAATCTTTTGCAACCGTGAAAGAGGTCAGCGTGACATTCTCTTTAAGAGGAGGAAAATGTTTGACCAAAGCTCAGTAGTGATTTCTGATGGTGGGTTCAGTAGTGAAAGTGTTTCTAATTCACCCGAGAAAGGAATGACTGAAG CAAATAGGGTATCATCTTCGGTTATGGGTCATCAAGCATCCTTCCACTCCAAGGATTCTCTCG TTAAGTTAAGCATTAAGTCCTTCAGGGTACCAGAGCTTTATATTGATGTCCCAGAAACTGCCACTGTTGGTTCATTGAAG AGGACCGTTATGGAAGCTGTAACTGCTATACTTGGAGGTGAATTACATGTTGGGATTCTTCTTCAAGGGAAGAAGGTTAGAGATGATAACAGAACTCTATTGCAGACAGGAATTTCTTGTAAAGACAATCTGGATTCCCTTGGTTTCACATTGGAGCCCAGTATAGTGCAAACTCCTCCACCTATGTGCTCTAATGATCTCCCTCCTCTGTTAACATGTGACTCATCTCAACTTTTAACCAG CTCCCAAGGAAATCCAGTTTTAGAATCGGGGATCTCTGATCCCTTAACTGACCCTCCTCCACTGAGCAATTCGGGCAACCACATTGAGAGTAATTATGATACAGTTTCCTCgcatattgacacaattgacaAAACAACGCCAGATTCCAAAGCGCTAGTTGCTCTTCCAGCAATGAGCATGGAGGCACTGGCTGTGGCTCCCTTGAACCAAAAAACAAGGCATTCTGAACTTGTACAGCGTCGAACCAGGAGGCCATTCTCTGTGTCAGAAGTAGAAGCATTGGTGCATGCAGTTGAGGAACTTGGGACTGGGAG GTGGCGTGATGTTAAATTGCGGGCTTTTGAGAATGCAGACCATCGAACTTATGTGGATTTGAAG GACAAATGGAAAACATTGGTTCACACAGCAAGAATTGCCCCCCAACAAAGAAGGGGAGAGCCTGTCCCCCAAGAGCTCTTGGACCGAGTCTTGGCTGCTCATGCTTACTGGTCTCTACATCCAGCCAAGCAACATGGAAAGCATCAGGCTGGAACCCTGAAGATCATGTAG
- the LOC133864351 gene encoding scarecrow-like protein 14, whose protein sequence is MDQPFRGFYGSTEGLKAGDETLLAVLNQNLINGFKMDSTFLDQNYSRIPLLPADPIPSNLELTSNVSPEGDSHEDCDFSDVVLSYINQMLMEEDMEVRTCMFQEAWLQATEKSLYEAALGEMYSPTPDYGLPPNVYQNHDTPDGSHALNHSGNNSTTSSTNGNNSVDTGWNFYLDECSSSRIVSQSSSQSSYSSSLSTGNVVDGSVDSLVSTFRVPEIFCKSESAMQFKRGFEEASKFLPNGNGLIVDFESNSLLFKELKEDAKELVKVEGKNECRHSSDGSRRKKNPHPEYMNLEGGRSNKQSAVYMESTVTSEMFDMVLLNCGKGDNPLWEGLQNGNVLQNGQSKGSNGGKARGKKHGGKKKDVVDLRTLLTLCAQAVASIDQRSTNELLKQIRQHSSPTGDGMQRMAHYFANGLEARIAGSGTQIYTALIGRLTSAADILKAYHLFLDACPFKKLANFFSNKTIMSLAEKATRLHIVEFGILYGFQWPSLIQRLSAMSGGPPKLRITGIDLPQPGFRPAERVEETGRRLAKYAETFNVPFEFNAIAQKWDTIQIEDLKLDNDEVLVVNSIFRLRNILDETVAAESPRDIVLNLIRKMNPDVFILGTVNGAFSAPFFITRFREALFHYSTMFDMLETNVCREIEERLLIEKEIFGREAMNVIACEGSERIERLETYKQWQVRNLRAGFRPLPLNREIVNMAKDRVKSTYHKDFLIDEDSEWLLQGWKGRILFALSSWRPAS, encoded by the coding sequence ATGGATCAACCTTTTAGAGGATTCTATGGTTCTACCGAAGGATTAAAAGCAGGTGATGAGACCCTTTTGGCGGTCTTGAATCAGAATCTTATTAACGGGTTCAAAATGGACAGTACCTTTCTTGATCAAAACTATTCAAGAATTCCTCTCTTGCCAGCTGATCCCATCCCTAGTAATTTGGAACTGACTTCGAATGTGAGCCCAGAGGGAGATTCCCACGAGGACTGTGATTTTAGTGATGTAGTTTTGAGTTACATAAACCAGATGCTTATGGAGGAAGATATGGAAGTGAGGACCTGCATGTTTCAGGAAGCTTGGCTTCAAGCCACCGAGAAATCATTGTATGAGGCCGCCCTTGGAGAGATGTATTCTCCAACACCTGATTATGGCCTGCCACCTAATGTTTATCAAAACCATGACACCCCAGATGGAAGTCATGCTTTGAATCACAGTGGTAACAATTCTACTACTAGTAGTACTAATGGTAACAACTCTGTGGATACTGGGtggaatttttatttggatgaaTGCAGCTCATCACGTATTGTTTCTCAGTCTAGCTCTCAGTCATCCTACAGCTCGTCTCTCAGCACTGGTAATGTTGTAGATGGGTCTGTTGATTCTCTAGTCAGCACTTTTAGAGTTCCTGAAATATTTTGTAAGAGTGAGTCTGCTATGCAATTTAAAAGAGGGTTCGAGGAAGCGAGTAAGTTTCTTCCCAATGGAAATGGTCTCATAGTTGATTTCGAGAGTAATAGTTTGTTATTTAAAGAGCTGAAGGAAGATGCTAAGGAGTTAGTTAAGGTAGAGGGGAAGAATGAGTGTCGGCACTCCTCAGATGGGTCGAGGAGAAAGAAGAATCCTCATCCTGAGTATATGAACTTAGAGGGAGGGAGGAGTAACAAGCAGTCAGCAGTCTATATGGAATCGACTGTGACTTCAGAAATGTTTGACATGGTTTTGCTAAACTGTGGAAAAGGTGACAATCCTCTTTGGGAAGGTTTGCAAAATGGGAATGTGCTGCAGAATGGTCAGTCCAAAGGGTCAAATGGTGGAAAGGCCCGTGGGAAGAAGCATGGAGGTAAAAAAAAGGATGTGGTGGATTTGAGAACTCTCTTGACACTATGTGCACAAGCTGTTGCATCCATTGACCAGAGGAGCACTAATGAGCTACTGAAGCAGATCAGACAGCATTCTTCTCCTACGGGGGATGGGATGCAGAGAATGGCCCACTATTTTGCTAATGGTCTTGAGGCACGCATTGCTGGTTCTGGTACTCAGATCTATACTGCCCTCATTGGCAGGTTAACATCAGCTGCCGATATCTTGAAAGCTTACCATCTGTTTCTTGATGCGTGTCCTTTTAAGAAGCTCGCAAATTTCTTTTCTAATAAGACAATTATGAGTTTAGCTGAGAAAGCAACAAGACTCCACATTGTTGAATTTGGTATTCTTTATGGTTTCCAATGGCCTTCTCTCATACAACGTCTCTCAGCTATGTCTGGCGGACCTCCTAAGCTTCGAATTACCGGGATTGATCTTCCCCAACCTGGTTTCCGACCAGCAGAAAGGGTTGAGGAGACAGGGCGCCGCTTAGCAAAATATGCAGAGACTTTTAATGTTCCATTTGAGTTCAATGCAATAGCACAAAAGTGGGACACGATCCAAATTGAGGATCTCAAACTTGACAATGACGAAGTGCTAGTTGTGAACTCTATTTTCAGATTAAGAAACATACTTGATGAGACGGTGGCGGCGGAGAGTCCAAGAGATATTGTTTTGAACCTGATCAGGAAGATGAATCCAGATGTTTTCATACTGGGTACCGTGAATGGGGCCTTTAGTGCCCCCTTCTTTATCACACGATTCCGTGAGGCTCTCTTCCACTACTCTACTATGTTTGATATGCTTGAGACTAATGTGTGCCGTGAGATTGAAGAAAGGCTGCTGATTGAGAAGGAAATATTTGGGCGAGAGGCTATGAATGTCATTGCATGTGAGGGCTCAGAGAGAATTGAGAGGCTGGAGACGTACAAGCAGTGGCAGGTCCGGAATCTGAGGGCTGGGTTTAGGCCACTCCCTTTGAACCGGGAGATTGTGAACATGGCGAAGGATAGGGTAAAATCAACTTACCATAAGGATTTTCTGATTGATGAAGATAGTGAGTGGCTGCTGCAAGGGTGGAAGGGACGAATTCTTTTTGCACTCTCTTCTTGGAGGCCAGCTAGTTAG